The Podospora pseudocomata strain CBS 415.72m chromosome 3, whole genome shotgun sequence genome window below encodes:
- a CDS encoding hypothetical protein (EggNog:ENOG503PUH0) has translation MSFAPPPYLPPPPKDNPPTISHGALPTEEPPAYSQLESTTFDPNDPMPPATFSVHGRFIYASPSPSTPPSSDPSYQTDYPILTPTHGSRTVNFQRVQYRYRASNATGRPVISHRGKDLYTLSHHLPILGMPFQAMAVPKSRKTLGEVHIAKSPAFHTGYRANRVLPDHEVARLERKGEKVPKEYHFQIKEGGAERWVWKDSNGRAVAFQWRGQRSEFGGGDGQPGSSRDPDGGVGDGGGWGVPRLQVLVELDRRTLDSLVAVWCLWAMHLHHEATAPKKTWEDRLTLMARKRPEGTPQGGFYTMKF, from the exons ATGTCATTCGCACCCCCACCATAcctcccgcccccaccaAAAGACAACcctcccaccatctcccacGGTGCCCTCCCAACCGAAGAACCTCCAGCCTACTCCCAGCTAGAATCAACAACCTTCGACCCGAACGACCCCATGCCCCCAGCCACCTTTTCCGTCCACGGCCGCTTCATCTacgcctccccctccccctccacacccCCGAGCTCAGACCCCTCCTACCAAACCGATTACCCCATCCTGACACCCACACACGGTTCTCGAACAGTCAACTTTCAGCGCGTGCAGTACAGGTACCGAGCCTCCAACGCCACCGGCAGGCCCGTCATCTCCCACCGCGGCAAAGACCTCTACACCCTGTCCCACCACCTGCCCATCCTGGGGATGCCCTTCCAGGCTATGGCCGTTCCCAAGAGTCGAAAGACGCTTGGGGAGGTGCATATTGCCAAGTCGCCTGCTTTTCACACAGGGTACCGCGCGAATAGGGTATTGCCTGATCATGAGGTTGCcaggttggagaggaagggggagaaggtgccGAAGGAGTATCACTTTCAGatcaaggaggggggggctgAGAGATGGGTGTGGAAAGATTCGAATGGAAGGGCGGTGGCCTTTCAGTGGAGGGGGCAAAGAAGTGagtttggcggtggtgatggtcagCCGGGGAGTAGTCGGGATccggatgggggggttggtgatggggggggatggggggtgcCCAGGCTCCAGGTTCTGGTGGAGTTAGACAGGAGGACGCTGGATAGTTTGGTGGCGGTGTGGTGTCTGTGGGCGATGCATTTGCATCATGAGGCTACGGCACCCAAGAAGACCTGGGAAGATC GATTGACCttgatggcgaggaagagaccGGAGGGTACGCCACAGGGGGGCTTTTATACTATGAAGTTTTAA
- a CDS encoding hypothetical protein (EggNog:ENOG503NY33; COG:C) translates to MPSATTKDVRVAIIGAGITGITLGLGLRERKVPFTIYERAPGFRDIGAGLGFSPNAEKAMGYLSKDVLKAFKRVANPNGEDYFQWVNGHSEEGELMYKKFVGKDGFQGCKRSDILDAWASLLPSGSVEFGKELEGIRETDNGVLVSFKDGSKVNATVVVGCDGIRSQVRHYVLGSTGKNLVKAAYPGYSQRFCYRSLVPMDQAVQAIGKYKCSTRFMYNGPDSHIITYPVGNSSVLNVLVVISDKNRDWPEGLVAQGRHTCQGSRKEVIDALQGWNETARNIAQLFPDEMEKWAIFDMAENPASTYIRGRVCLAGDAAHATGPHLGAGGGLGIEDAYFLATLLSHLNDKLEAGSTSVKDERAIVEAALKGYNDARFERTQWVVQATREAVDLFQWQDQRVGNDKVKFGEEISAKFERIWNYDVVEENGRAASGFLCDMGADSK, encoded by the coding sequence ATGCCCAGCGCCACTACCAAGGACGTCCGCGTCGCCATCATCGGGGCTGGTATAACCGGCATcaccctcggcctcggcctccgCGAACGCAAAGTCCCCTTCACCATTTACGAGCGCGCTCCTGGGTTTCGGGACATTGGCGCAGGCCTCGGCTTCAGTCCCAATGCTGAAAAGGCGATGGGGTACCTGTCCAAAGATGTTCTGAAAGCTTTCAAGAGGGTGGCAAACCCCAACGGAGAAGACTACTTCCAGTGGGTCAACGGGCAttctgaggagggggagttgatgTACAAGAAGTTCGTGGGCAAGGATGGGTTTCAAGGGTGCAAGAGGAGTGACATTTTGGACGCGTGGGCATCACTGCTGCCCTCTGGATCGGTCGAGTTTGGAAAGGAGCTCGAGGGAATTCGGGAAACGGACAATGGGGTGCTGGTCAGTTTTAAAGACGGGAGTAAGGTCAATGCcactgtggtggtgggttgtgaTGGAATCAGATCTCAAGTGAGGCACTACGTGCTGGGATCGACGGGGAAGAATCTAGTGAAGGCGGCATACCCGGGATACTCGCAAAGGTTTTGCTACCGGTCGTTGGTCCCGATGGACCAGGCTGTCCAAGCGATTGGGAAGTACAAGTGCTCGACGAGGTTCATGTACAATGGGCCAGACTCTCACATCATCACATATCCCGTGGGAAACAGCTCCGTTTTAAACGTACTGGTTGTCATCTCGGATAAGAACAGGGATTGGCCAGAGGGTTTGGTGGCGCAAGGAAGACATACCTGTCAGGGGTCCAGAAAGGAGGTGATTGATGCACTTCAGGGATGGAATGAGACGGCCAGAAACATTGCTCAGCTCTTCCcggatgagatggaaaagTGGGCAATCTTCGATATGGCTGAGAACCCAGCGTCCACTTATATCAGAGGAAGGGTGTGCCTTGCTGGTGATGCGGCGCATGCCACTGGCCCTCAtcttggtgctgggggagggcTTGGGATAGAAGATGCATACTTCTTGGCCACATTATTGAGCCATCTCAACGACAAGCTGGAGGCGGGGTCTACTTCAGTCAAAGACGAGCGTGCAATTGTGGAGGCTGCACTGAAAGGATACAACGATGCCCGCTTTGAGAGGACCCAGTGGGTTGTCCAGGCGACTCGAGAGGCCGTGGATCTTTTTCAGTGGCAGGATCAAAGAGTCGGCAACGACAAGGTCAAGTTTGGGGAAGAGATATCTGCCAAGTTTGAGAGGATTTGGAACTACGATGTTGTCGAGGAAAACGGGAGAGCAGCCAGTGGCTTTTTATGCGACATGGGCGCAGATTCAAAGTAG
- the GRE2_1 gene encoding methylglyoxal reductase (NADPH-dependent) gre2 (COG:V; EggNog:ENOG503NVWR): MTLIKVPQTLKKEKVLLTGGTGFVASHVLDSLATNGHPVVVTVRSEEKGNRLLQSLSHFGASNQVQYAIVPDISTKNAFDPILHDHRFTYVIHTASPYQLSFADPVNDCLNPAIKGTTYLLDSIHRLCPSVTRVVITSSSAAILNPPNHRDVYDESSWSDVSWEQAMQPEHTYRASKKFAEQAAWSFLEEHNPRFTIATINNTYTFGPLSRSLANSAKFSAADVNTSNRRIWDLIHGKWRNPDGSACIPSTAPVFTFVDVRDVADAHLAALAAPGQRYYTVGGFFSNYQIARIVDEEFKGVLGDDVLPNLKGQEDDFEEDKHWKFDVSRSEKELGIRYRGLRECVRDAVVSMLEFEKGTTFN, encoded by the exons ATGACACTGATCAAAGTCCCTCAGACGctgaaaaaggaaaaggttCTCCTTACCG GCGGCACTGGCTTCGTGGCCTCCCACGTCCTCGACTCCCTGGCAACCAACGGCCACCCTGTTGTCGTCACCGTCCGCTcagaagaaaaaggcaaccgcctcctccaatcccTCTCTCACTTCGGCGCCTCCAACCAAGTCCAATACGCCATCGTCCCCGACATCTCCACCAAAAACGCCTTCGATCCCATCCTTCACGACCACCGCTTCACCTACGTAATTCACACCGCATCCCCCTATCAACTCTCCTTCGCCGACCCCGTCAACGACTgcctcaaccccgccatcaaggGCACCACCTACCTCCTCGACTCCATCCACCGCCTCTGCCCCTCGGTCACCCGCGTGgtcatcacctcctccagcgccgCTATCCTCAATCCGCCCAACCACCGCGATGTCTACGATGAGTCCTCGTGGTCAGATGTGAGCTGGGAGCAGGCCATGCAGCCAGAGCACACCTACCGTGCCAGCAAGAAATTCGCCGAGCAGGCTGCCTGGTCTTTTCTCGAGGAGCACAACCCGCGGTTCACCATCGCGACGATCAACAACACCTATACTTTTGGTCCGCTCTCGCGATCGCTGGCGAATTCGGCAAAGTTTAGCGCGGCAGATGTGAACACCTCCAACCGCCGGATTTGGGATCTGATTCATGGCAAGTGGCGAAACCCAGATGGATCGGCGTGCATCCCGTCCACGGCGCCAGTGTTTACGTTTGTGGACGTGAGGGACGTCGCGGATGCGCACCtggcggctttggcggcgCCGGGACAGAGATATTACACTGTAGGAGGGTTCTTTTCCAACTATCAGATTGCAAGGATTGTGGACGAAGAGTTCAAGGGAGTGCTGGGGGATGATGTGCTCCCGAATCTGAAAGGGCAAGAGGATGATTTTGAGGAAGACAAGCACTGGAAGTTTGATGTGAGTAGGAGtgagaaggagttggggatACGGTATAGGGGGTTGAGAGAGTGTGTGAGGGATGCCGTGGTGAGTATGCTGGAGTTTGAAAAGGGGACGACTTTCAACTAG